The genomic segment CCGTTTTCTCTCATTTCCGTTGAAGATATCGAGAACGGGGTATGGAAATTCAATCAGGCGCTCTGTTTCAGTCTGCACATCAGCGAGGATTACGGACAGAGACACCTTCTTTACTATGCGAGGAAACTGAAAGAGGGGGGCAAATATGCACTGACCATATGGCCCTATCACGGGATGCTCGGCGGAACAGGACATGCGCTCGTTGCATCCGTAGAGGAGGCGATTTTCTTCCACTGCATGGCACGGTACAGTCAGCCGGATTTTCATGTCAAGGGAGACAGGCCTTTCACCGAGCATTACTCAGTCCTCGGTCCGGAGGTGCGGCAGGGGGTGAAGGGTGAAGTGATCGGCCAGAAGAGTGAAAAATTCTTCAAGAAACTCCTTGAATATGATGCGGTCGTCATTGCCGGAGAGGCCAAGAGTCATTGTGTGGCCTGGACTATTGACGACCTTCTGCATGACATTCTGGATCAGGACAGGAGTCTTGTCAGGAAGGTATATCTGCTCGAAGACTGCACGTCCCCGGTAGTGGTTCCCGGAGTCATAGATTACACAGACCTCGCGGATGCTGCGTTTGCGAGATATGCAAAGGCAGGGATGCATGTAGTGAGGTCCGTTGATGCGATAGATAGCTGGCCGGGTATAACTGATTGAAAAACGCAAAAAGGAAGCGGAAGAAGAGCTTTGAAAAAAAGAAAAGTCCACGTATATATTGTATCTGATGCGACGGGTATGACTGCTGAGATGGTAATCAGCGCGGTGCTGGTGCAGTTCAGGGAGATAGACCCGGTTTTCAAGAAATTCCCTTATATCAAAACAAGGGAACAGGTGAAGGCGATACTTGTACAGGCAGCGGAAGTGCAGGGCATCGTGATTTATTCTCTTGTTTCCCAGGAACTCAGGTCGTGGGTCCGGAGAGAGAAACGCAAGATGAATATTATGGCGATTGATATCCTCGGACCACTGCTCGAAAGGCTTGGCAGGATGTGGAACCTGATCCCTACATTCAGTCCGGGTATTCTCAAGAGGGTCGGGGAAGAATCTATCCGGCTTGCGGAATCAATCGACTTTACCCTGCGGCATGATGACGGGCAGGGTGTTGATACCCTTGAACAGGCGGACCTCGTGCTTCTCGGAGTATCAAGGACCTCCAAGACGCCTACAAGTCTCTACCTCTCATGCAACAACAATCTGAAGGTTGCAAATGTGCCCATCATCGAGGGCATGAGCCCTCCGGAGGAAATCTTCAGACTGGGTATCCAGAAGGTTGGTCTCACCATCGCTCCCGAGAGACTTGCCTTCATACGGGAACGGAGGATGAAATACGCAGGGGCTACCGATTATCTTGATGTTACGCATATAAAAAAGGAGCTGGAGTTCTGTAACAGGATTTTCGGCCGGATAAAAGGATTGCAGGTGATCGATGTGACCCACAGTTCCATAGAGGAAGTGGCAAACAAGATAATAGAAAACAGACAGGAAAACAACAACAGCAGCAGCAGCAGGGAAAGGAGGTAATGATTATGCGGAAGCAGAACGTGGTGTTATGGTTCAGGGATCTGGCCAAAGAAGATATTCCGATTGTGGGAGGGAAATGCGCCAACCTCGGCGAGCTGATCGGAAAGGTCAGGGTTCCGGTTCCGGACGGGTTTGCCGTTTCAGCACTGGCATACAAGGCATTTCTTGACAAAACAAAGGCACACAGAAAGATTGAGTCACTTCTTTCCTCGATTGATCCGTCTGATATGAAGTCTTTGCAGGATACATCGGAAAAGATAAGGAAATATATTGAAGGCCTTCCGATGCCGAAGGAAATGGAAAAAGAGATTCTGCAGAAATACCGGGAACTTTGCAGAACATCGGGAAGGGATAATCTTGCGGTCGCGGTGCGCTCCTCTGCGACAGCCGAAGATCTTCCGGGAGCCAGTTTTGCCGGACAGCAGGATACATTTCTGAATATTACGCAGAAAAACCTTCTGGAAAGTATAAAGAAGTGCTGGAGCTCACTTTTTACCCCGCGGGCTATTGTGTACCGGAAGGAAAAGGGATTTTCTGCCGACGAAGTCCTCATCAGCGTTGCTGTGCAGGAACTGATATTCTCACAGACTTCAGGTGTCATGTTTACGATAGAACCTGTCAGCGGTGCCGAGGACAGGATTGTTATCAATGCGTCATGGGGTCTCGGAGAGGCTATTGTGAGCGGACAGGTGACGCCGGATGAATATGTGGTGAGGAAAAAGAATTTCAAAATAGATGAACGGCAGGTTGTGAGGAAGGAACGGCAGATTACCTCTGACAGGAAGGGCGGGACAAAATGGGAGGCGGTGCCGAAAGACCGTCAGGATGTGCAGACGATCACTGATGAACAGATCGTACGCCTCGCGCAATACGGCGCCCAGATCGAAACGCATTACGGAGTTCCCCAGGATATTGAATGGGCCGTTGATGACAGAGGGAAAATATTCATACTCCAGGCAAGGCCGGAAACAGTTCACGGCGCGGTGAAACAGGCAAAAGCCGGAGAAAGGAAGGAGATCATGGAACAAGAGATACTCATGAAAGGAATCGGGGTAAGTCCCGGCCAGGCTTCAGGAAAAGTCAGGGTTATTCTGAATGTCAGGGAAATCTCAAAGTTCCAGCAGGGTGAGATCCTGGTGACTGAAATGACCACGCCGGACTGGGTTCCGGCCATGAAGATCGCGTCTGCCATCGTAACAAACCTTGGCGGTAAAACCTGCCATGCGGCGATCGTGAGCCGCGAACTTGGCGTCCCCTGTATTGTCGGGACAGAAAAGGCGACAAAAGTTCTCAGGGACGGTCAGGTTATCACCATAGACGGACAAAGGGGACTTGTATTCAGGGGAGAACTGGCGCGAAAGGAAGAGGCCGGGGTGCAGGCTGCCGGAATACCGGCGGATCTTTCCGCGCAAATCGTTACTGCTACCAAAGTATATGTAAATCTTTCCATTCCCGAAATTGCGCAGAAGATCGCCACGGAGACCCGCGCGGACGGCGTCGGATTGATGAGGGCAGAACATCTGATGCTCAGTATCGGGAAGCATCCGAGACTCATCCTCGAAGAGGGCGGGGCAAAGGATATGGTTGATAAATTTGCGAACGGGGTTGGACAGGTGGCCGAGGCGTTTTTTCCGCGGCCTGTGGTATACCGCTTTCTCGATTTCAAGCCGGATGAGTTCCTTGAACTGCCCGGTGGAGAAAAGTATGAAAAGAACAATGTGGGGCCTAACCCCATGATAGGCTATCGAGGGGAATACAGGTATGCAAAGGAAGATGACATATTCCGGCTCGAGCTTCAGGCGATAAGGAAGGCAAGGGAACAACTGGGGCTCACGAATATTTGGGTCATGGTTCCGTTCGTGAGGACACTCGATGTTTTCAGGAAGACGGTGAGTATTATGCGGGAGGAAGGGCTTGACCACAGAGCAGACAGCAGCTTTCAGCTCTGGATTATGGTTGAGGTTCCGAGCGCGGTTTTCATGATCGAAGAGTTCTGCAGGGAAGGTATCGATGGGGTGAGTTTCGGGACAAACGACCTGACTATGCTCGTCCTTGGTGTGGACAGGAACGATACCTCGGTGCAGGAACTTTATGATGAACGGAATCTGGGCGTCCTGAGGGCTATTGCCTACACCATGACGGTCTGCAGAAAATACGGGGTTACCACCTCAATTTGCGGACAGGCTCCGAGCGTATACCCCGATTATCTGGAATTCATGATTCGGTGCGGGGCAACATCGATATCGGTGAACCCTGATACGGTTGTCTCATCAAGGAAAAGTGTTGCTGTCCTGGAGCAGAAAATCCTGATGGAAAAAGCACTCGGGGTGCAGAGCAGGCCAAAGATTGCGAAAATCCCGCTTGAAGAGGTGTTTTTTTGGAGAACAGCAGAAGAATAGAAGGACTGGTGGACTATATCGCAGACCGCTATTCTGACGCAGCGGAGATCGGTATAGGGCATTTCCCCGATATTGCCTATGCCCTGAAACACAGGGGAGTGAATGTGTTTGCCTCTGACATAAGAACGATCCGGTTTGAGGGAATCAGGGTGATTATCGATAATATCACAGATCCTGATCATGATGTATACCGGGGGTGTGATCTGATCTATGCAATGCGACCACCTCCCGAGCTTGTTCCTTATATGGTAATGCTTTCAAGAGCGGTCTCCGCCGATCTGATTCTGAAGCCGCTGTCTTCGGAATATGCAGAAGGTTTCAGGATGATGCGGAATGGAAATACGACCTTTTTCTTCAAGGGAAAAGAATGAACAGATTCGGAGAACGCTTTCAGAAACCTTGCAGGAAGGGTTTTTTAAGCGTGTGGGGGGTATTGTGAAATGAAAAAGCTATCGCCCTCAAAAAGGCTTCCCAGAAAAAAGGTGCTTTACCTTGTCGGTGAAGGCACAGGTGAGACCATAAGCAGAATCGCGAGGGCTTCTTTGGCGCAGTTTCACCGGGAAAACGTTGTGGTGAAAACTTGCTTTCTTGTCAATGATGAACAGTATATATCCCGCATCATGAAACAGGCGGTGAATGATGATGCCCTGGTCGCTTTCAGCATCGTTCAGCCCACTCTCAGGGACTATCTGATTAAGGAGGCTGAACGGCGCGGCATCAAGGCGATAGATGTAATCGGCAACTTTATTGTGCAGTTGTCCATATTCCTCAAAGAAAAGCCCCTTGAAATTCCGGGGAGACAGTATATACTGGATGAGGAATACTTCAGGAGGATCGAGGCGATCAACTTTTCGGTAAAGCATGATGACGGAAAATTGCCCCAGGGGCTGAAGGACGCTGATATTATCCTCATAGGGCTTTCCAGAACCGGCAAGACGCCGTTGTCAACATACCTCGCGAATCAGGGATGGAAGGTTGCCAATATTCCTGTTCATCCTGCCATGGATGTTCCCGAAGAGCTCTTTCGGATAAAACAGAAGAAGGTTTTTGCACTTGTCATAAATGTCGAGAGCCTGGTAAGGCTGAGAGAATCGCGCCTTGCGCATCTCGGACTTGGTGCA from the Nitrospirota bacterium genome contains:
- a CDS encoding isochorismatase — translated: MPRSELPVPPHFNPSGVGEVRKVPYQELAREAEKWAAYNHIRPASHDRFRICLVAVDVQNTFCIPGFELYVGGRSGTGAVDDNRRLCEFIYRNLSAITQICPTMDTHQAMQIFHPVYLVNDRGKHPEPFSLISVEDIENGVWKFNQALCFSLHISEDYGQRHLLYYARKLKEGGKYALTIWPYHGMLGGTGHALVASVEEAIFFHCMARYSQPDFHVKGDRPFTEHYSVLGPEVRQGVKGEVIGQKSEKFFKKLLEYDAVVIAGEAKSHCVAWTIDDLLHDILDQDRSLVRKVYLLEDCTSPVVVPGVIDYTDLADAAFARYAKAGMHVVRSVDAIDSWPGITD
- a CDS encoding pyruvate, water dikinase regulatory protein, which codes for MKKRKVHVYIVSDATGMTAEMVISAVLVQFREIDPVFKKFPYIKTREQVKAILVQAAEVQGIVIYSLVSQELRSWVRREKRKMNIMAIDILGPLLERLGRMWNLIPTFSPGILKRVGEESIRLAESIDFTLRHDDGQGVDTLEQADLVLLGVSRTSKTPTSLYLSCNNNLKVANVPIIEGMSPPEEIFRLGIQKVGLTIAPERLAFIRERRMKYAGATDYLDVTHIKKELEFCNRIFGRIKGLQVIDVTHSSIEEVANKIIENRQENNNSSSSRERR
- the ppsA gene encoding phosphoenolpyruvate synthase, which translates into the protein MRKQNVVLWFRDLAKEDIPIVGGKCANLGELIGKVRVPVPDGFAVSALAYKAFLDKTKAHRKIESLLSSIDPSDMKSLQDTSEKIRKYIEGLPMPKEMEKEILQKYRELCRTSGRDNLAVAVRSSATAEDLPGASFAGQQDTFLNITQKNLLESIKKCWSSLFTPRAIVYRKEKGFSADEVLISVAVQELIFSQTSGVMFTIEPVSGAEDRIVINASWGLGEAIVSGQVTPDEYVVRKKNFKIDERQVVRKERQITSDRKGGTKWEAVPKDRQDVQTITDEQIVRLAQYGAQIETHYGVPQDIEWAVDDRGKIFILQARPETVHGAVKQAKAGERKEIMEQEILMKGIGVSPGQASGKVRVILNVREISKFQQGEILVTEMTTPDWVPAMKIASAIVTNLGGKTCHAAIVSRELGVPCIVGTEKATKVLRDGQVITIDGQRGLVFRGELARKEEAGVQAAGIPADLSAQIVTATKVYVNLSIPEIAQKIATETRADGVGLMRAEHLMLSIGKHPRLILEEGGAKDMVDKFANGVGQVAEAFFPRPVVYRFLDFKPDEFLELPGGEKYEKNNVGPNPMIGYRGEYRYAKEDDIFRLELQAIRKAREQLGLTNIWVMVPFVRTLDVFRKTVSIMREEGLDHRADSSFQLWIMVEVPSAVFMIEEFCREGIDGVSFGTNDLTMLVLGVDRNDTSVQELYDERNLGVLRAIAYTMTVCRKYGVTTSICGQAPSVYPDYLEFMIRCGATSISVNPDTVVSSRKSVAVLEQKILMEKALGVQSRPKIAKIPLEEVFFWRTAEE
- a CDS encoding UPF0146 family protein, which translates into the protein MENSRRIEGLVDYIADRYSDAAEIGIGHFPDIAYALKHRGVNVFASDIRTIRFEGIRVIIDNITDPDHDVYRGCDLIYAMRPPPELVPYMVMLSRAVSADLILKPLSSEYAEGFRMMRNGNTTFFFKGKE
- a CDS encoding pyruvate, water dikinase regulatory protein, whose product is MKKLSPSKRLPRKKVLYLVGEGTGETISRIARASLAQFHRENVVVKTCFLVNDEQYISRIMKQAVNDDALVAFSIVQPTLRDYLIKEAERRGIKAIDVIGNFIVQLSIFLKEKPLEIPGRQYILDEEYFRRIEAINFSVKHDDGKLPQGLKDADIILIGLSRTGKTPLSTYLANQGWKVANIPVHPAMDVPEELFRIKQKKVFALVINVESLVRLRESRLAHLGLGAEAKYADPIQVSAEIEWSMNFFRENPRWRIVDVSNRAIEEVAAGIMNAYRTGKKVT